Proteins encoded together in one Falco peregrinus isolate bFalPer1 chromosome 2, bFalPer1.pri, whole genome shotgun sequence window:
- the LOC114013935 gene encoding uncharacterized protein LOC114013935 isoform X3, whose product MARKEPLLSALKGGVLRLREGGGPCTDTSPHLASLCQLLESILRKGLQQPAWGFRRRDYWHWLEQLPTGTSGGRPTPLSASIQQVGNCQGVRTAQGRGRHFLRLALQRKVLAAAVQQLAQTPRLLEFYDPVSSILGNEDLLEPFLSLLLVMTEMDFSLDLQNCSFLDESWLLPVCITYETVPCRALGMVLRYVDGRVFVTEVLPESQAEVDEVVLAGDILDEINGCSLRNAYNGQAGAMLQKLKGQPLSFRLLRWRWHDGEVYEPLLPYLKVLKEKEPQFQLQRGPRHRSEGEPWGLHGGRLLYNLHYLGQTSVGKCGGKEVLDRAIPAVLERHAAAREVLFDVKEAEVLIREKPSSKLLCRYPYPTISCVGRCMDSSNVFAFCVAASPESPDRSTFDCLVFASSSEQECEEIIRRIAAGFKHTEWFV is encoded by the exons ATGGCCAGGAAGGAGCCGCTGCTGAGCGCCCTTAAAG GCGGGGTGCTGCGGCTGCGGGAGGGCGGGGGGCCCTGCACCGACACCTCGCCGCACCTCGcctccctctgccagctgctggagagcaTCCTGCGCAAGGGGCTCCAAC AGCCAGCCTGGGGCTTCAGGAGACGGGATTACTGGCACTGGCTGGAGCAGCTTCCCACAGGAACCAGCGGCGG CaggccgacccctctctccgCCAGCATCCAGCAAGTGGGCAACTGCCAGGGGGTGCGGACGGCGCAGGGTCGCGGGCGGCACTTTCTGCGCTTGGCCCTGCAGAGGAAGGTGCTGGCGGCGGCCGTACAGCAGCTGGCGCAGACCCCCCGGCTCCTGGAG ttttacGATCCGGTGAGCTCCATCCTGGGCAATGAAGACCTTCTGG agcccttcCTCTCGCTGCTGCTGGTGATGACAGAGATGGATTTCTCTCTGGACCTGCAG AACTGCAGCTTCTTGGATGAAAGCTGGCTGCTGCCG GTGTGCATCACTTATGAGACGGTCCCGTGCCGAGCACTGGGAATGGTGCTAAG GTACGTGGATGGCCGCGTCTTTGTCACCGAGGTGCTCCCTGAAAGCCAGGCAGAGGTGGATGAGGTGGTGCTCGCCGGTGACATCCTCGACGAGATCAATGGCTGCTCTCTGAGAAATGCCTACAACGGGCAG GCCGGGGCCatgctgcagaagctgaaggGACAGCCGCTCAGCTTCCGCCTGCTGCGATGGCGGTGGCACGACGGGGAGGTCTACGAGCCGCTGCTGCCCTACCTGAAGGTCCTGAAGGAGAAGGAGCCCCAATTCCAGCTCCAACGCGGTCCCCGGCACAGGAGCGAGGGGGAGCCATGGGGGCTGCATGGGGGCAG GCTGCTTTACAACCTGCACTACCTGGGCCAGACCAGCGTTGGGAAG TGTGGTGGCAAAGAGGTGCTGGACCGGGCCATCCCCGCCGTGCTGGAGAGGCACGCGGCAGCGCGG GAGGTTTTATTTGATGTGAAGGAAGCAGAAGTGCTCATACGGGAGAAACCTTCTTCCAAG ctcctgtgCCGCTACCCCTACCCCACCATCTCCTGCGTGGGACGCTGCATGGACAGCAGCAATGTATTCGCCTTCTGCGTGGC TGCTTCCCCGGAGAGCCCTGACAGGAGCACGTTCGACTGCCTGGTGTTTGCATCGAGTTCGGAGCAAGAATGCGAGGAAATCATCAGGAGAATCG ctgcaggattCAAGCACACGGAGTGGTTTGTCTGA
- the GALK1 gene encoding galactokinase isoform X1 — translation MAQAVAEPGWAPLVAAARREHGAALGARAVLAAWAPGRVNLIGEHTDYNGGFVLPMALPLGTVLVGSPTQDGTISILTTSAEADEPHRVQFPTPRSGSPLSPGQPRWANYIKGVIQHYRGGPVPGFSAVVASNIPLGGGLSSSAALEVATYTFLQQLCPDDGDLVAKALACQKAEHTFAGMPCGIMDQFISVMGKEGHALLIDCRSLETTLVPLTDASLAVLITNSNVRHTLTGSEYPTRRRQCEEAAAALGKASLRDATMAELEAARSRLGEEVYRRARHVIGEIARTVQAAQALQDRDYRMFGRLMVESHNSLRDDYEVSCPELDELVVAALEVDGVYGSRMTGGGFGGCTVTLLEAGAAERAQHHIQERFSGTATFYLTKPSGGAKVLPL, via the exons ATGGCGCAGGCGGTGGCGGAGCCCGGGTGGGCCCCGTTGGTGGCGGCCGCGCGGCGGGAGCACGGGGCGGCGCTCGGGGCGCGGGCGGTGCTGGCGGCCTGGGCCCCCGGCCGGGTCAACCTCATCGGCGAGCACACCGACTACAACGGCGGCTTCGTGCTGCCCATG gccCTGCCACTGGGGACGGTGCTGGTGGGATCCCCCACGCAGGACGGGACCATCTCCATCCTCACCACCTCGGCGGAGGCAGATGAGCCCCACAGGGTGCAGTTCCCGACCCCACGCTCAGGCAGCCCTCTGAGCCCGGGGCAGCCTCGCTGGGCCAACTACATCAAGGGTGTCATCCAGCACTACCGGG GTGGTCCTGTGCCAGGCTTCAGCGCCGTGGTAGCCAGTAACATCCCCCTGGGCGGGGGCCTCTCCAGCTCGGCCGCTCTGGAGGTGGCTACTTAcaccttcctccagcagctctgtcctg ATGATGGTGATTTGGTAGCCAAGGCACTGGCATGCCAGAAAGCAGAACACACGTTTGCTGGCATGCCCTGCGGGATCATGGACCAGTTCATATCTGTGATGGGCAAGGAAGGCCACGCGCTGCTCATTGACTGCAG GTCCCTGGAGACCACCCTTGTGCCACTGACCGATGCCAGCCTGGCCGTCCTCATCACCAACTCCAACGTGCGGCACACGCTGACGGGCAGTGAGTACCCCACGCGCCGGCGGCAGTGCGAGGAGGCAGCAGCGGCGCTCGGCAAAGCCAGCCTTCGAGATGCTACCATGGCCGAGCTGGAAG CGGCCAGGAGCCGGCTGGGCGAGGAGGTGTACCGGCGGGCCAGGCATGTCATTGGCGAGATAGCACGGACGGTCCAGGCAGCACAAGCGCTGCAGGACAGGGACTACAGGATGTTTGGGAGACTGATGGTGGAGAGTCACAACTCGCTCAG GGACGACTACGAAGTGAGCTGCCCGGAGCTGGACGAGCTGGTAGTGGCAGCCCTGGAGGTCGATGGGGTTTATGGCAGCAGGATGACCGGGGGAGGCTTTGGAGGCTGCACGGTGAcgctgctggaggctggggctgcagagagAGCCCAACACCACATCCAG
- the GALK1 gene encoding galactokinase isoform X2, which translates to MAQAVAEPGWAPLVAAARREHGAALGARAVLAAWAPGRVNLIGEHTDYNGGFVLPMDGTISILTTSAEADEPHRVQFPTPRSGSPLSPGQPRWANYIKGVIQHYRGGPVPGFSAVVASNIPLGGGLSSSAALEVATYTFLQQLCPDDGDLVAKALACQKAEHTFAGMPCGIMDQFISVMGKEGHALLIDCRSLETTLVPLTDASLAVLITNSNVRHTLTGSEYPTRRRQCEEAAAALGKASLRDATMAELEAARSRLGEEVYRRARHVIGEIARTVQAAQALQDRDYRMFGRLMVESHNSLRDDYEVSCPELDELVVAALEVDGVYGSRMTGGGFGGCTVTLLEAGAAERAQHHIQERFSGTATFYLTKPSGGAKVLPL; encoded by the exons ATGGCGCAGGCGGTGGCGGAGCCCGGGTGGGCCCCGTTGGTGGCGGCCGCGCGGCGGGAGCACGGGGCGGCGCTCGGGGCGCGGGCGGTGCTGGCGGCCTGGGCCCCCGGCCGGGTCAACCTCATCGGCGAGCACACCGACTACAACGGCGGCTTCGTGCTGCCCATG GACGGGACCATCTCCATCCTCACCACCTCGGCGGAGGCAGATGAGCCCCACAGGGTGCAGTTCCCGACCCCACGCTCAGGCAGCCCTCTGAGCCCGGGGCAGCCTCGCTGGGCCAACTACATCAAGGGTGTCATCCAGCACTACCGGG GTGGTCCTGTGCCAGGCTTCAGCGCCGTGGTAGCCAGTAACATCCCCCTGGGCGGGGGCCTCTCCAGCTCGGCCGCTCTGGAGGTGGCTACTTAcaccttcctccagcagctctgtcctg ATGATGGTGATTTGGTAGCCAAGGCACTGGCATGCCAGAAAGCAGAACACACGTTTGCTGGCATGCCCTGCGGGATCATGGACCAGTTCATATCTGTGATGGGCAAGGAAGGCCACGCGCTGCTCATTGACTGCAG GTCCCTGGAGACCACCCTTGTGCCACTGACCGATGCCAGCCTGGCCGTCCTCATCACCAACTCCAACGTGCGGCACACGCTGACGGGCAGTGAGTACCCCACGCGCCGGCGGCAGTGCGAGGAGGCAGCAGCGGCGCTCGGCAAAGCCAGCCTTCGAGATGCTACCATGGCCGAGCTGGAAG CGGCCAGGAGCCGGCTGGGCGAGGAGGTGTACCGGCGGGCCAGGCATGTCATTGGCGAGATAGCACGGACGGTCCAGGCAGCACAAGCGCTGCAGGACAGGGACTACAGGATGTTTGGGAGACTGATGGTGGAGAGTCACAACTCGCTCAG GGACGACTACGAAGTGAGCTGCCCGGAGCTGGACGAGCTGGTAGTGGCAGCCCTGGAGGTCGATGGGGTTTATGGCAGCAGGATGACCGGGGGAGGCTTTGGAGGCTGCACGGTGAcgctgctggaggctggggctgcagagagAGCCCAACACCACATCCAG
- the LOC114013935 gene encoding uncharacterized protein LOC114013935 isoform X2, with translation MARKEPLLSALKGGVLRLREGGGPCTDTSPHLASLCQLLESILRKGLQQPAWGFRRRDYWHWLEQLPTGTSGGPTPLSASIQQVGNCQGVRTAQGRGRHFLRLALQRKVLAAAVQQLAQTPRLLEFYDPVSSILGNEDLLEPFLSLLLVMTEMDFSLDLQNCSFLDESWLLPVCITYETVPCRALGMVLRYVDGRVFVTEVLPESQAEVDEVVLAGDILDEINGCSLRNAYNGQAGAMLQKLKGQPLSFRLLRWRWHDGEVYEPLLPYLKVLKEKEPQFQLQRGPRHRSEGEPWGLHGGRLLYNLHYLGQTSVGKCGGKEVLDRAIPAVLERHAAARIQVQEHWVVEKRAAQGKLLEEAVRDCASSPPLPNNLALEAEVLIREKPSSKLLCRYPYPTISCVGRCMDSSNVFAFCVAASPESPDRSTFDCLVFASSSEQECEEIIRRIAAGFKHTEWFV, from the exons ATGGCCAGGAAGGAGCCGCTGCTGAGCGCCCTTAAAG GCGGGGTGCTGCGGCTGCGGGAGGGCGGGGGGCCCTGCACCGACACCTCGCCGCACCTCGcctccctctgccagctgctggagagcaTCCTGCGCAAGGGGCTCCAAC AGCCAGCCTGGGGCTTCAGGAGACGGGATTACTGGCACTGGCTGGAGCAGCTTCCCACAGGAACCAGCGGCGG gccgacccctctctccgCCAGCATCCAGCAAGTGGGCAACTGCCAGGGGGTGCGGACGGCGCAGGGTCGCGGGCGGCACTTTCTGCGCTTGGCCCTGCAGAGGAAGGTGCTGGCGGCGGCCGTACAGCAGCTGGCGCAGACCCCCCGGCTCCTGGAG ttttacGATCCGGTGAGCTCCATCCTGGGCAATGAAGACCTTCTGG agcccttcCTCTCGCTGCTGCTGGTGATGACAGAGATGGATTTCTCTCTGGACCTGCAG AACTGCAGCTTCTTGGATGAAAGCTGGCTGCTGCCG GTGTGCATCACTTATGAGACGGTCCCGTGCCGAGCACTGGGAATGGTGCTAAG GTACGTGGATGGCCGCGTCTTTGTCACCGAGGTGCTCCCTGAAAGCCAGGCAGAGGTGGATGAGGTGGTGCTCGCCGGTGACATCCTCGACGAGATCAATGGCTGCTCTCTGAGAAATGCCTACAACGGGCAG GCCGGGGCCatgctgcagaagctgaaggGACAGCCGCTCAGCTTCCGCCTGCTGCGATGGCGGTGGCACGACGGGGAGGTCTACGAGCCGCTGCTGCCCTACCTGAAGGTCCTGAAGGAGAAGGAGCCCCAATTCCAGCTCCAACGCGGTCCCCGGCACAGGAGCGAGGGGGAGCCATGGGGGCTGCATGGGGGCAG GCTGCTTTACAACCTGCACTACCTGGGCCAGACCAGCGTTGGGAAG TGTGGTGGCAAAGAGGTGCTGGACCGGGCCATCCCCGCCGTGCTGGAGAGGCACGCGGCAGCGCGG ATTCAGGTGCAGGAGCACTGGGTGGTAGAAAAAAGGGCAGCGCAGGGAAAACTCCTTGAAGAAGCTGTGCGTGACTGTGCTTCATCACCTCCACTTCCGAATAATCTCGCTCTT GAAGCAGAAGTGCTCATACGGGAGAAACCTTCTTCCAAG ctcctgtgCCGCTACCCCTACCCCACCATCTCCTGCGTGGGACGCTGCATGGACAGCAGCAATGTATTCGCCTTCTGCGTGGC TGCTTCCCCGGAGAGCCCTGACAGGAGCACGTTCGACTGCCTGGTGTTTGCATCGAGTTCGGAGCAAGAATGCGAGGAAATCATCAGGAGAATCG ctgcaggattCAAGCACACGGAGTGGTTTGTCTGA
- the LOC114013935 gene encoding uncharacterized protein LOC114013935 isoform X4, with protein MARKEPLLSALKGGVLRLREGGGPCTDTSPHLASLCQLLESILRKGLQQPAWGFRRRDYWHWLEQLPTGTSGGRPTPLSASIQQVGNCQGVRTAQGRGRHFLRLALQRKVLAAAVQQLAQTPRLLEFYDPVSSILGNEDLLEPFLSLLLVMTEMDFSLDLQNCSFLDESWLLPVCITYETVPCRALGMVLRYVDGRVFVTEVLPESQAEVDEVVLAGDILDEINGCSLRNAYNGQAGAMLQKLKGQPLSFRLLRWRWHDGEVYEPLLPYLKVLKEKEPQFQLQRGPRHRSEGEPWGLHGGRRRMRRGSLLWCPPALFSPGCFTTCTTWARPALGSVVAKRCWTGPSPPCWRGTRQRGVLRKQSSAAVVMGASSSSIPHSGGFI; from the exons ATGGCCAGGAAGGAGCCGCTGCTGAGCGCCCTTAAAG GCGGGGTGCTGCGGCTGCGGGAGGGCGGGGGGCCCTGCACCGACACCTCGCCGCACCTCGcctccctctgccagctgctggagagcaTCCTGCGCAAGGGGCTCCAAC AGCCAGCCTGGGGCTTCAGGAGACGGGATTACTGGCACTGGCTGGAGCAGCTTCCCACAGGAACCAGCGGCGG CaggccgacccctctctccgCCAGCATCCAGCAAGTGGGCAACTGCCAGGGGGTGCGGACGGCGCAGGGTCGCGGGCGGCACTTTCTGCGCTTGGCCCTGCAGAGGAAGGTGCTGGCGGCGGCCGTACAGCAGCTGGCGCAGACCCCCCGGCTCCTGGAG ttttacGATCCGGTGAGCTCCATCCTGGGCAATGAAGACCTTCTGG agcccttcCTCTCGCTGCTGCTGGTGATGACAGAGATGGATTTCTCTCTGGACCTGCAG AACTGCAGCTTCTTGGATGAAAGCTGGCTGCTGCCG GTGTGCATCACTTATGAGACGGTCCCGTGCCGAGCACTGGGAATGGTGCTAAG GTACGTGGATGGCCGCGTCTTTGTCACCGAGGTGCTCCCTGAAAGCCAGGCAGAGGTGGATGAGGTGGTGCTCGCCGGTGACATCCTCGACGAGATCAATGGCTGCTCTCTGAGAAATGCCTACAACGGGCAG GCCGGGGCCatgctgcagaagctgaaggGACAGCCGCTCAGCTTCCGCCTGCTGCGATGGCGGTGGCACGACGGGGAGGTCTACGAGCCGCTGCTGCCCTACCTGAAGGTCCTGAAGGAGAAGGAGCCCCAATTCCAGCTCCAACGCGGTCCCCGGCACAGGAGCGAGGGGGAGCCATGGGGGCTGCATGGGGGCAG gaggaggatgaggagggggtCCTTGCtctggtgccccccagccctttTCTCCCCAGGCTGCTTTACAACCTGCACTACCTGGGCCAGACCAGCGTTGGGAAG TGTGGTGGCAAAGAGGTGCTGGACCGGGCCATCCCCGCCGTGCTGGAGAGGCACGCGGCAGCGCGG TGTCTTACGgaagcagagctcagctgctgtggtgatgggggcttcttcctcctccatcccccATTCAGGAGGTTTTATTTGA
- the LOC101913118 gene encoding histone H3.3A, with product MARTKQTARKSTGGKAPRKQLATKAARKSAPSTGGVKKPHRYRPGTVALREIRRYQKSTELLIRKLPFQRLVREIAQDFKTDLRFQSAAIGALQEASEAYLVGLFEDTNLCAIHAKRVTIMPKDIQLARRIRGERA from the exons ATGGCCCGTACAAAGCAGACCGCCCGCAAGTCCACCGGGGGGAAGGCTCCGCGCAAGCAGCTGGCCACGAAGGCGGCCCGAAAAAGCGCCCCCTCTACCGGCGGCGTCAAGAAGCCTCACCGCTACAG GCCGGGCACCGTCGCTCTCCGTGAGATCCGCCGCTACCAGAAGTCGACGGAGCTGCTGATCCGCAAACTGCCCTTCCAGCGGCTGGTCAGGGAAATCGCCCAAGACTTCAAAACAGACTTGAGGTTCCAGAGTGCAGCCATCGGTGCGCTGCAG gAGGCCAGCGAAGCATATCTGGTGGGTCTGTTTGAAGATACAAACCTGTGTGCCATCCATGCCAAGAGAGTCACCATCATGCCCAAAGATATCCAGTTGGCTCGCAGGATACGGGGGGAGAGGGCTTAA
- the LOC114013935 gene encoding uncharacterized protein LOC114013935 isoform X1, with the protein MARKEPLLSALKGGVLRLREGGGPCTDTSPHLASLCQLLESILRKGLQQPAWGFRRRDYWHWLEQLPTGTSGGRPTPLSASIQQVGNCQGVRTAQGRGRHFLRLALQRKVLAAAVQQLAQTPRLLEFYDPVSSILGNEDLLEPFLSLLLVMTEMDFSLDLQNCSFLDESWLLPVCITYETVPCRALGMVLRYVDGRVFVTEVLPESQAEVDEVVLAGDILDEINGCSLRNAYNGQAGAMLQKLKGQPLSFRLLRWRWHDGEVYEPLLPYLKVLKEKEPQFQLQRGPRHRSEGEPWGLHGGRLLYNLHYLGQTSVGKCGGKEVLDRAIPAVLERHAAARIQVQEHWVVEKRAAQGKLLEEAVRDCASSPPLPNNLALEAEVLIREKPSSKLLCRYPYPTISCVGRCMDSSNVFAFCVAASPESPDRSTFDCLVFASSSEQECEEIIRRIAAGFKHTEWFV; encoded by the exons ATGGCCAGGAAGGAGCCGCTGCTGAGCGCCCTTAAAG GCGGGGTGCTGCGGCTGCGGGAGGGCGGGGGGCCCTGCACCGACACCTCGCCGCACCTCGcctccctctgccagctgctggagagcaTCCTGCGCAAGGGGCTCCAAC AGCCAGCCTGGGGCTTCAGGAGACGGGATTACTGGCACTGGCTGGAGCAGCTTCCCACAGGAACCAGCGGCGG CaggccgacccctctctccgCCAGCATCCAGCAAGTGGGCAACTGCCAGGGGGTGCGGACGGCGCAGGGTCGCGGGCGGCACTTTCTGCGCTTGGCCCTGCAGAGGAAGGTGCTGGCGGCGGCCGTACAGCAGCTGGCGCAGACCCCCCGGCTCCTGGAG ttttacGATCCGGTGAGCTCCATCCTGGGCAATGAAGACCTTCTGG agcccttcCTCTCGCTGCTGCTGGTGATGACAGAGATGGATTTCTCTCTGGACCTGCAG AACTGCAGCTTCTTGGATGAAAGCTGGCTGCTGCCG GTGTGCATCACTTATGAGACGGTCCCGTGCCGAGCACTGGGAATGGTGCTAAG GTACGTGGATGGCCGCGTCTTTGTCACCGAGGTGCTCCCTGAAAGCCAGGCAGAGGTGGATGAGGTGGTGCTCGCCGGTGACATCCTCGACGAGATCAATGGCTGCTCTCTGAGAAATGCCTACAACGGGCAG GCCGGGGCCatgctgcagaagctgaaggGACAGCCGCTCAGCTTCCGCCTGCTGCGATGGCGGTGGCACGACGGGGAGGTCTACGAGCCGCTGCTGCCCTACCTGAAGGTCCTGAAGGAGAAGGAGCCCCAATTCCAGCTCCAACGCGGTCCCCGGCACAGGAGCGAGGGGGAGCCATGGGGGCTGCATGGGGGCAG GCTGCTTTACAACCTGCACTACCTGGGCCAGACCAGCGTTGGGAAG TGTGGTGGCAAAGAGGTGCTGGACCGGGCCATCCCCGCCGTGCTGGAGAGGCACGCGGCAGCGCGG ATTCAGGTGCAGGAGCACTGGGTGGTAGAAAAAAGGGCAGCGCAGGGAAAACTCCTTGAAGAAGCTGTGCGTGACTGTGCTTCATCACCTCCACTTCCGAATAATCTCGCTCTT GAAGCAGAAGTGCTCATACGGGAGAAACCTTCTTCCAAG ctcctgtgCCGCTACCCCTACCCCACCATCTCCTGCGTGGGACGCTGCATGGACAGCAGCAATGTATTCGCCTTCTGCGTGGC TGCTTCCCCGGAGAGCCCTGACAGGAGCACGTTCGACTGCCTGGTGTTTGCATCGAGTTCGGAGCAAGAATGCGAGGAAATCATCAGGAGAATCG ctgcaggattCAAGCACACGGAGTGGTTTGTCTGA